In the Candidatus Saccharibacteria bacterium oral taxon 488 genome, one interval contains:
- a CDS encoding aminoacyl-tRNA hydrolase, with translation MKVILALGNPGEKYVHTRHNAGFLAIDQLAAEQGAQFSNKPKFFADIAKLNNVKLASTADAKSLTASPQEKVLLVKPTTYYNEVGVAARALMDFYKLTLDDLLIIHDDTDLDFGKIRVRKGGRDAGSNGLKSLHTHIGADFWHIRIGTDNLLRRQIGDVDFVLSKFNANERTILRDWTIPESIKLVGTFLDGTIEPLSVKL, from the coding sequence ATGAAAGTCATTCTGGCCCTTGGCAATCCTGGCGAAAAGTACGTTCACACGCGGCATAATGCTGGCTTTTTGGCAATTGACCAGTTGGCGGCGGAGCAGGGTGCACAATTTAGCAATAAGCCCAAATTCTTTGCGGATATTGCTAAGCTAAATAATGTCAAGCTAGCCTCAACTGCTGACGCAAAGTCGTTAACTGCTAGTCCGCAGGAAAAAGTTCTCTTGGTCAAACCAACGACGTACTATAACGAAGTCGGCGTTGCCGCGCGGGCGCTCATGGATTTTTATAAATTGACACTGGATGATTTACTAATTATTCACGATGACACTGACCTTGATTTTGGCAAAATCCGCGTCCGCAAGGGCGGCCGCGACGCTGGCAGCAACGGCTTAAAATCGCTACATACTCACATCGGCGCTGATTTCTGGCATATTCGTATCGGCACCGACAATTTACTGCGCCGGCAAATTGGCGATGTTGATTTCGTCCTTAGCAAGTTCAATGCCAACGAGCGAACAATCCTGCGCGACTGGACGATTCCCGAATCCATCAAGCTAGTCGGCACATTTCTTGACGGTACCATCGAACCGCTCAGCGTCAAGCTCTAG